A genomic stretch from Halichoerus grypus chromosome 5, mHalGry1.hap1.1, whole genome shotgun sequence includes:
- the TAS1R1 gene encoding LOW QUALITY PROTEIN: taste receptor type 1 member 1 (The sequence of the model RefSeq protein was modified relative to this genomic sequence to represent the inferred CDS: inserted 2 bases in 2 codons; deleted 1 base in 1 codon; substituted 1 base at 1 genomic stop codon), whose amino-acid sequence MSLLAAHLVSLQLSLSCCWALSCHNTELSPNFSLPGDYLLAGLFPVHSHCPGVRRRPTVTLCDRPNSFNGHGYRLFQAMRFGIEEINNSTTLLPHIPLGYHQYDVCSESANVYATLHVLSTLGTHHTESQANPAHYSPAALAVIGPDTTNHAVSPSALXSCLLLPLISYEASSVMLGVKRYYPSFLLTIPSDKHQVEITVLLLQRFGWVWISPVGSDGDYRQLGVQALEEQATQQGICIAFKDIIPFFSARPGNERMQSMMHHLARARTTVVVIFSSRQLARVFFESVVLANLTGKVWITSEDWAISRHISSLPGIWGIGTVLGVAIQQRLVPGLKEFEEAYVQADKGAHGPCSRGSWCSSNQLCRECLAFTTQQMPTLGAFSMSSAYNTYRAVYTVAHGLHQLLGCASGACSRDRVYPWQLLEQIHKVNFLLHGDTVIFNDNGDPLSSYDIIAWDWSGPKWNFRVIGSSTWPPVQLDINKTKIRWHGKDNQVPKSVCSSDCLEGHQRVIVGFHHCCFECVPCEAGTFLNKSDLHSCQPCGKEEWAPEGSETCFPRTVVFLTWHDTISWVLLAANTLLLLLLAGTAGLFAWHLDTPXVRSAGGRLCFFMLGSLAGGSCGLYGFFGEPTLPTCLLRQGLFALGFAIFLSCLTTRSFQLVFIFKFSAKVPTFYHAWVQNHGPSLFVVISSMAQLLICLTWLMVRTPRPTREYQRFPQQVVLDCTEANSLGFVLAFAYNGLLSASALGCSSLGKDLPENYSEAERVTFSLLLDFVSWIGFFTTASVYQAKYLPAVNVLAALSSLSGGFSVCFLPKCYXDLNSTEHSQASIQDYTRRCGST is encoded by the exons ATGTCACTCCTGGCAGCTCACCTAGTCAGCTTGCAGCTCTCGCTCTCCTGCTGCTGGGCCCTCAGCTGCCACAACACAGAGCTGTCTCCCAACTTCAGCCTCCCTGGGGATTACCTCCTTGCAGGTCTGTTCCCTGTACACTCTCACTGTCCGGGGGTGAGACGCAGGCCCACGGTGACTCTCTGTGACAG acCCAACAGCTTCAACGGCCATGGCTACCGCCTCTTCCAGGCCATGAGGTTTGGCATTGAGGAGATCAACAATTCCACGACCCTGCTGCCTCACATCCCCCTGGGGTACCACCAGTATGACGTGTGCTCAGAGTCAGCCAACGTGTATGCCACACTACATGTGCTCTCCACACTGGGGACGCATCACACTGAGAGCCAAGCAAACCCTGCCCACTACTCCCCTGCTGCCCTGGCGGTGATTGGACCTGACACCACCAACCATGCTGTCTCCCCTTCTG CCCTCTAGTCttgtttgcttctccctctt ATCAGCTACGAGGCCAGCAGTGTGATGCTCGGAGTGAAGCGGTATTACCCCTCTTTTCTGCTCACCATCCCCAGCGATAAGCACCAGGTGGAGATCACAGTGCTGCTGCTGCAGAGGTTTGGGTGGGTCTGGATCTCACCGGTGGGCAGCGACGGTGACTACAGGCAGCTGGGGGTACAGGCACTGGAGGAGCAGGCCACCCAGCAGGGCATCTGCATTGCCTTCAAGGACATCATACCCTTC TTCTCTGCCCGCCCTGGGAATGAGAGGATGCAGAGCATGATGCACCACCTGGCCCGAGCGAGGACCACCGTGGTGGTCATTTTCTCCAGCAGGCAGCTGGCCAGGGTGTTCTTCGAGTCCGTGGTGCTGGCCAACCTGACTGGCAAGGTGTGGATCACCTCAGAGGACTGGGCCATCTCCAGACACATCAGCAGCTTGCCCGGGATCTGGGGCATTGGCACAGTGCTGGGCGTGGCCATCCAGCAGCGGCTTGTCCCTGGCCTGAAGGAGTTTGAAGAGGCCTATGTCCAGGCAGATAAGGGGGCCCATGGGCCTTGCTCCAGGGGCTCCTGGTGCAGCAGCAACCAACTCTGCAGAGAGTGTCTGGCTTTCACGACACAGCAGATGCCCACGCTTGGAGCATTCTCCATGAGCTCTGCCTACAACACCTACCGGGCTGTCTACACAGTGGCCCATGGCCTCCACCAGCTCCTGGGCTGTGCCTCCGGAGCCTGTTCCAGAGACCGAGTCTACCCCTGGCAG CTTCTGGAGCAGATCCACAAAGTGAATTTCCTTCTACACGGGGATACTGTGATATTTAATGACAACGGGGACCCCCTCAGCAGCTATGACATAATTGCCTGGGACTGGAGTGGCCCCAAGTGGAATTTTAGGGTCATCGGCTCCTCCACGTGGCCTCCAGTTCAGCTGgacataaataaaaccaaaatccgGTGGCACGGAAAGGACAACCAG GTGCCTAAGTCTGTGTGCTCCAGCGACTGTCTTGAAGGACACCAGCGAGTCATCGTGGGTTTCCACCACTGTTGCTTTGAGTGTGTGCCCTGTGAGGCCGGGACCTTCCTCAACAAGAGTG ATCTCCACAGCTGCCAGCCTTGTGGGAAAGAAGAATGGGCACCCGAGGGAAGTGAAACCTGCTTCCCACGCACCGTGGTGTTTTTGACTTGGCATGACACTATCTCTTGGGTGCTGTTGGCAGCTAATAcgctgctgttgctgctgctggctGGGACTGCTGGCCTGTTTGCCTGGCACTTAGACACCC TGGTGAGGTCAGCTGGGGGCAGGCTGTGCTTCTTCATGCTGGGCTCCCTGGCAGGGGGCAGCTGTGGGCTCTATGGCTTTTTTGGGGAGCCCACCCTGCCCACATGCTTGCTGCGCCAAGGCCTCTTTGCCCTCGGGTTTGCCATCTTCCTGTCCTGCCTGACAACCCGCTCCTTCCAGCTGGTCTTCATCTTCAAGTTTTCTGCCAAGGTACCCACCTTCTACCATGCCTGGGTCCAAAACCATGGTCCCAGCCTATTTGTGGTCATCAGCTCAATGGCCCAGCTGCTCATCTGTCTAACTTGGCTCATGGTGCGGACCCCACGGCCCACCAGGGAATACCAGCGCTTCCCTCAGCAGGTGGTGCTTGATTGCACGGAGGCCAACTCCCTGGGCTTCGTGTTGGCTTTCGCCTACAACGGCCTCCTGTCCGCCAGCGCCTTGGGCTGCAGCTCCCTGGGCAAGGACCTGCCGGAGAACTACAGCGAGGCCGAACGCGTCACCTTCAGTCTGCTCCTCGACTTCGTGTCCTGGATTGGCTTCTTCACCACGGCCAGCGTCTACCAGGCCAAGTACCTGCCCGCGGTCAACGTGCTGGCGGCGCTGAGCAGCCTGAGCGGCGGCTTCAGCGTGTGTTTCCTCCCCAAGTGCT GTGATCTCAACAGCACCGAGCACTCGCAGGCCTCCATCCAGGACTACACGAGGCGCTGCGGCTCCACCTGA
- the ZBTB48 gene encoding zinc finger and BTB domain-containing protein 48 produces MDGSFIQHSVRVLQELNKQREKGQYCDATLDVGGLVFKAHWSVLACCSHFFQSLYGDGSGGSVVLPAGFAEIFGLLLDFFYTGHLALTSGNRDQVLLAARELRVPEAVELCQSFKPKTSVGQAPSGQSGLGKPAPRNVNSHLKEPAGLEEEEVSKTLGQVPRDQDIGGSHGPEKPQLGLPAQSESPSFHRGKLKQALKLCPREDKEPEDCKVPPRPFEAEGVQLQGGNNEWEVVVQVEDDGDGDYVSETETLPTRRKSNMIRKPCAAEPALSAGSLAAEPAENRKGTAVPVECPTCHKKFLSKYYLKVHNRKHTGEKPFECPKCGKCYFRKENLVEHEARNCMNRSEQVFTCSVCQETFRRRMELRVHMVSHTGEMPYKCSSCSQQFMQKKDLQSHLIKLHGAPKPHACPTCAKCFLSRTELQLHEAFKHRGEKLFVCEECGHRASSRNGLQMHIKAKHRNERPYVCEFCSHAFTQKANLNMHLRTHTGEKPFQCHLCGKTFRTQASLDKHNRTHTGERPFSCEFCEQRFTEKGPLLRHVASRHQEGRPHFCQICGKTFKAVEQLRVHVRRHKGVRKFECTECGYKFTRQAHLRRHMEIHDRVENYNPRQRKLRNLVIEDEKMVVVALQPPAELEVGSAEVIVASLAQGGLASQLPGQRLCAEESLVSPGVMEPSLIITAAIPEDCDT; encoded by the exons ATGGATGGCTCCTTCATCCAGCACAGTGTGAGGGTTCTGCAGGAGCTCAACAAGCAGCGGGAGAAGGGCCAGTACTGCGATGCCACCCTGGATGTGGGGGGCCTGGTGTTCAAGGCACACTGGAGTGTCCTTGCCTGCTGCAGCCACTTCTTCCAGAGCCTCTATGGGGATGGCTCAGGGGGCAGTGTTGTCCTCCCTGCCGGCTTCGCTGAGATCTTTGGTCTCCTGTTGGACTTTTTCTATACTGGTCACCTTGCTCTCACCTCAGGAAACCGGGATCAGGTGCTCTTGGCAGCCAGGGAGTTGCGAGTGCCAGAGGCTGTGGAGCTGTGCCAGAGTTTCAAACCCAAAACCTCAGTGGGGCAGGCACCGAGTGGCCAGAGTGGGCTGGGGAAACCTGCCCCCCGGAACGTGAACAGCCACCTCAAGGAGCCGGCAGGCTTGGAGGAAGAGGAAGTTTCGAAGACACTGGGTCAGGTCCCCAGGGACCAGGATATCGGTGGCAGTCACGGCCCCGAGAAGCCCCAGCTTGGTCTCCCTGCCCAGAGTGAGAGTCCTTCCTTCCACCGTGGGAAACTCAAGCAGGCCTTGAAGCTTTGTCCCCGAGAGGATAAGGAGCCTGAGGATTGCAAAGTGCCCCCAAGGCCCTTTGAGGCTGAAGGTGTCCAGCTGCAGGGCGGGAATAATGAG TGGGAAGTGGTGGTTCAAGTTGAGGACGACGGGGATGGTGATTACGTTTCAGAGACTGAGACCTTGCCGACCAGGAGGAAATCAAACATGATCAGAAAGCCGTGTGCTGCTGAGCCAGCCCTGAGCGCAGGTTCCCTGGCAGCCGAGCCCGCTGAGAACAGAAAAGGTACAGCGGTGCCAGTTGAATGCCCCACATGTCATAAAAAGTTCCTCAGCAAATATTATCTAAAAGTCCACAACAG GAAACACACTGGGGAGAAACCCTTCGAGTGTCCCAAATGTGGCAAGTGTTACTTTCGGAAGGAGAACCTTGTGGAGCATGAAGCCCGGAATTGCATGAACCGCTCGGAACAG GTCTTCACGTGCTCCGTGTGCCAGGAGACCTTCCGCCGGAGGATGGAGCTGCGGGTCCACATGGTGTCCCACACGGGGGAGATGCCCTACAAG TGCTCCTCCTGCTCCCAGCAGTTCATGCAGAAGAAGGACTTGCAGAGCCACCTGATCAAACTACATGGAGCCCCCAAGCCCCACGCT TGTCCTACTTGTGCCAAGTGCTTCCTGTCCCGGACGGAACTGCAGCTGCACGAGGCTTTCAAGCACCGTGGGGAGAAGCTGTTCGTGTGCGAGGAGTGTGGGCACAGGGCCTCGAGCCGAAATGGCCTGCAGATGCACATCAAGGCCAAGCACAG GAACGAGAGGCCGTATGTCTGTGAGTTCTGCAGCCACGCCTTCACCCAGAAGGCTAATCTCAACATGCACCTGCGCACGCACACAGGCGAGAAGCCCTTCCAGTGCCACCTCTGTGGGAAGACCTTCCGCACCCAAG CCAGCCTGGACAAGCACAACCGCACGCACACGGGTGAGAGGCCCTTCAGCTGTGAGTTCTGCGAGCAGCGCTTCACGGAGAAGGGGCCCCTGCTGAGGCATGTGGCCAGCCGCCACCAGGAGGGCCGGCCCCACTTCTGCCAGATCTGCGGGAAGACCTTCAAAG ccgTGGAGCAGCTGCGCGTGCACGTCAGGAGGCACAAGGGGGTCCGGAAGTTCGAGTGCACGGAGTGCGGCTACAAGTTCACCCGGCAG GCCCACCTCCGGAGGCACATGGAGATCCACGACCGGGTAGAGAACTACAATCCACGGCAGCGCAAGCTCCGGAACCTGGTCATTGAGGACGAGAAGATGGTGGTGGTAGCGCTCCAGCCTCCCGCCGAGCTGGAGGTGGGCTCGGCTGAGGTCATCGTGGCGTCCCTGGCCCAGGGCGGCCTGGCCTCCCAGCTCCCTGGCCAGAGACTCTGTGCGGAGGAGAGCTTGGTGAGCCCGGGCGTCATGGAGCCCTCACTCATCATCACGGCAGCCATCCCCGAGGACTGTGACACGTAG